GTGCCAAAGATCGACCCCGCGACCTGGGAGCTGCGCATCACGGGGCTCGTCGACACGCCGATCACGGTGACGTACGAGGAGCTGCTCGCGCTGCCGCTCGAGGAGCACATCACCACGATCGCCTGCGTCTCGAACACCGTCGGGGGCGACCTCATCGGCACGGCGACGTGGCTCGGGGTGCCGATCCGGGATCTGCTCGCGCGCGCCGGGGTCGATCCGTCGGCCGACATGGTGCTCTCCTCCGGGCCCGACGGGTTCACCGCGGGCACCCCGCTCGAGATCCTCACCGACCCGGGCCGGGCCGCCCTGCTCGCCGTCGGCATGAACGGCGAGCCGCTGCCGACCGAGCACGGGTTCCCGGCCCGCATGATCGTGCCGGGGCTCTTCGGGTATGTGTCCGCGACGAAGTGGATCACGTCGATGGAGGTGACCCGGTTCGCCGACGCGGAGGGGTACTGGACGCCTCGCGGCTGGTCGGCGCTCGGCCCGGTGAAGACGCAGTCGCGGATCGATACGCCGAGACGCGGGGCTACCGTCGACGCCGCGGCGGGAACCGTGCCCATCGCGGGCGTCGCGTGGGCCCCGCACACGGGCATCACCGGTGTGGAGGTGCAGATCGACGAGGGGCCCTGGCGTGCGGCGACCCTGGCGACCGCGATCTCCGACGACACCTGGGTGCAGTGGAGTCTGCTCTGGGACGCCGAGCCGGGCACGCACACCGCGCGGGTCCGCGCGACAGATGCGTCGGGGGAGACGCAGACGAGCGACGTCGCGCCGCCCGCGCCCAGTGGTGCGACCGGCTGGGACGCTGTCACCTTCACGGTGTAGCCCCGGCACGGACCGCGGCGACCCCAGGACCGCGGGCCCGTGCTGGGAACGGCAATCGAGCACACCCACTGGAGGGCCGCGGATCGAGGACCTGGGCCAGGGGCCGAGCGGGGTGCGGGATCCCGATCCTTCGGGTATGATTGTGTGGTTTGCGTCTGCATTCGCCATCGGCGGCTGCGGCGTGAGCATACCGCGCTCCGGATCGGCCGGAGAGGCGGGAGAGCGGGCGCGCACGGCGTTCGTTCGAAGGAAAGGAAACAATCATGGCTAAAGCCAAGAAGGTTACCGGTCTGATCAAGCTTCAGATCGCGGCCGGCGCCGCCAACCCGGCACCCCCCGTGGGCCCCGCCCTGGGTCAGCACGGCGTCAACATCATGGAGTTCTGCAAGGCGTACAACGCTGCGACGGAATCCCAGCGCGGCAACGTCGTGCCCGTCGAGATCACGGTGTACGAGGATCGCTCGTTCACGTTCGTGCTCAAGACTCCTCCGGCAGCCGAGCTCCTGAAGAAGGCAGCCGGCGTGCAGAAGGGCTCCGGCACCCCGCACACCGTCAAGGTGGCGAAGGTGACCGCCGAGCAGGTTCGCCAGATCGCCGAGCAGAAGCAGGCCGATCTCAACGCGAACGACATCGACGCTGCGTCGAAGATCATCGCGGGCACCGCTCGCTCCATGGGCATCACGGTCGAGTAAGGGGCATCGGACATGGCACAGAAGTCGAAGGCGTACCGCGCCGCTGCCGAGAAGATTCAGGCAGACAAGTTCTACACTCCCGCCGAGGCCGTGGCCCTGGCGAAGGAGACCGGTTCCACCAAGACCGACTCGACCGTCGAGGTCGCCGTCAAGCTCGGTGTGGATCCCCGCAAGGCCGACCAGATGGTGCGCGGCACCGTCAGCCTGCCCCACGGCACCGGCAAGACCGCACGCGTCATCGTGTTCGCGGTCGGCGCTGCTGCTGAGGCAGCCATCGCCGCCGGCGCCGACGAGGTCGGTGGCGACGAGCTGATCGAGAAGGTGGCCGCCGGCTACACCGATTTCGATTCGGCCGTCTCGACCCCCGAGCTCATGGGCAAGGTCGGTCGTCTGGGTAAGGTGCTCGGCCCGCGTGGCCTCATGCCCAACCCCAAGACCGGCACCGTCACCCCGGACCCGGCCAAGGCCGTGACCGACATCAAGGGCGGCAAGATCGAGTTCCGCGTCGACAAGCACTCCAACGTGCACTTCATCGTCGGCAAGGCGTCGTTCTCGGCCGATCAGCTCGCGGACAACCTCAACTCGGTCCTGGACGAGATCTCCCGTCTGAAGCCGTCGTCGGCCAAGGGCAAGTACGTGCAGAAGGGCGCCGTCTCGACGACCTTCGGCCCGGGCATCCCCCTGGACGTCACCGGCCTCTAAGCCGGTGAGGGTCGTTCCGGCGGCTCGCACACACACCGATGGTCCCTGTTCACACTGGTGAATCAGGGGCCATCGGTGTTTTAGGATAGACACATGTCGCTGCGCCGAGACCCGATCCCGGTGCACGGCCGTGCCTAGCGCGGCGGTCAGCCCGCCGCGTATCTCGGGCTTCAACTACGTGCGCCCACTGGGATCCGGCGGCTTCGCCCAGGTCTACCAGTACGAGCAGGACATGCCGCGCCGAGTGGTCGCGGTGAAGGTGCTCACGGAGGATCTCGCGACCCCCGCGAGCCGATCCATGTTCGAGGCCGAGGCGGACGCGATGGCCCGGCTGTCGAGCCACCCGTCGATCGTCTCGATCTTCACCGCCAGCATCTCCGACGACGGGCACCCGTACATCGCGATGGAGTACTGCCCGCAGTCGCTCCGCGAACGCTCCAAGGGCCAGACGAGCCCCCTGCACGAGGTGCTCGACGCCGGCGTTCGGCTCGCGGGTGCCCTGGAAACTGCGCACCAGGCCGGGGTGCTGCACCGCGACATCAAACCGTCGAACGTGCTGATCGCGACCACGGGGCGCCCCAAACTCGCAGACTTCGGGATCGTGTCGCTCCGCGGCCAGATGCGGGGCGAGGGCACGAGCCAGGCGATGTCGATTCCCTGGGCCGCACCCGAGGTCGTCTCCGGAGACACGAGCGGCACCCTCGCGAGCGAGATGTGGTCGCTCGGCGCCACCCTCTACACTTTCGCCGCGGGGCGCGCGCCGTTCGCGAGCGCCGACCGAAGCCAGAACACCGAGTCGAAGATGATGGAGCGCATCAAGCGCGCCCGCTACATCCCGGTTCCGGGGGCGCAGGGGTACGAGGCCTTCGACGCGGTGATCGCCCGCGCGATCGCTCGTGAGCCCGGCCAGCGCTTCGCTTCCATGCGGGAGTTCGGCGAGGCGCTGCAGCAGGTGCAGCGCGGGTACGGCTGGGACGTCACCCCGCTTGACATCGTCGGCGCCGCGTGGACCCCGCCTGCGGCGACCGCCTCCGGCCCCCGCGGCCCCGCCGTCACCACGGTGCAGCAGGAGAGCCGCGCCCAGCGGCGGCAGCAGCTGCAGCAGCAGCGGGCCGATGAAGACGTCGTGCCGGATCGCGCGCCGACCGCGATGCGGGCCGGGCTGATCGGCGCCGGCATCGCCGTGGCGGCCGTCGCCGTCGTCGGGCTGGCCATCGTGCTGATCGGCGGCCTGTAGTGGCCGGGCGCACCGGGAGCGGCCGATCCCGACTCGTGAGCTGGCTCGCGGGCGGCGTCTCGCTCGCCGTGCTCGCGACCATCGCTGTCGTCGCAGCGGGCTACGACGCCCGTGAGGCACCGCGCGACGAGCCGTCCGTCTGGGCCATGCGGAGCTCCGGACAGTACGCGCGGGTCAACACCCTGACCGCCGAGATCGACACGGTGCGCGCCGTCGATGAGCCGAGCGGGCTGCTGCAGTCGGGATCGCGGGGCGTCGTGCTGAGCCACGGCGGCGGCCGCGCCTGGACAATCGATCCCACGCTGCCCGTCGATCTGCTCGACGCGGCAGGTTCGGCGGACGACGCCGCGGCCGATGCGGCGGATGCCGAGGGCGCGGGAGCTGACGCGGCTGACGCGGCCGCGCAGCCGGTGTCGAGCGAGACCGCCGACCCCGCCGAGGGCGGCACCCCCGAGGCGGCGATGCGCACACCGAGCGGCACGCGCGACACCGTCGCCGCGGGTGACGCCGTGCTCTTCCGCACCGACGAGGGCGAGGTGTTCCTCAGCACGTTCGCGGATCCCGGATCGACGGCGGCGTCGGGCCCGGCGCAACTGAGCGCGCCCGTGCGGCTCGACCCCGGCGCGGACGCGGAGTCGGATGACGCAGCGTCGGGCGAAGCGGAGCAAGGCGACGCGGAGTCGGGTGATTCGGGAACCGAGGACGACGATGCCGCGGGCACGGGGACCCGTGCCGACGCCGTCGCGGTCGACGAGGACGGCCGGGTCGCGCTCTTCTCGAGCGACGAGAGCCGCATCTTCTGGTACGACATCGACCGTGCCGAGTTCACCGGTGCGGCCAGCGAGGTGCCCGCCGCCGTTCCCGCCGAGGGGGTCCAGCTCGCCATCGTCGACGGCGCGTGGGTGCTCTTCGAACCGGGGGAGGGGAGGCTCTGGATCGACGGGATCGATGAACCGGTCTCGATCGACACCGACGACAGCGCGAAGCTCCAGGCCTCGAGCACCGAGGCAGCGGGGGCCGAGATCCTCATCGCCGATCGCGGGGGCCTCTGGCGGGTGCTCGACGGGGAGGCGGAGCGCGTCGCCGACGCCGAGGGGGTGCCGGCCCAGCCGGTCGCCGTCGCCGGCGATCGTGTGGCCGCGTGGATCGGACAGGAGACGGCGGCGCTCTGGGACGGCGAGGAGGTGCGGGAGCTCGCACTCGACGACACCGTGTCGATGCCCGGCGACCCGGACCCCGTGATCCGCACGAGCGGCAGCCACGCGCTGCTCTCCGAGGTGAAGACCGGCATGCTGTGGACGGTGCCCGACGGCACGCTGATCCCGGTGCAGCAGTGGTCGCAGGCCGATCCGCCCCAGGAGGAGGACGGCTCGGTCGTGGTCCTCGACGTCACCGAGCAGGAGCCGCCGGTGGCGGTGCCCGACGACTTCGGAGTGCGTGCGGGCGAGCCGGCGCTGCTGCCGGTGCTGCTGAACGACTACGACCCGAACCGGCGCGACGTGCTCACGATCGTGTCGGAGGGACTCGGCGAGGGGTTCCCTGCAGAGTTCGGCGAGGTCGACATGCTCGCCGACGGGCAGGGGCTCGTGATCCGGCCGACCGTCGACGCCTCGGGCAGCGCGACCTTCGTCTACCGGATCACCGACGGCTTCGCGCTCTCCGAGCCCGCGACGGTGACGGTGACCGTCGCCGACCCCGACACGAACACGGCGCCCGCGTGGTGCCCCGTCGAGGGATGCCAGCGCTCCTGGCCGAACCCGGAGCTCGCGCCCGGCGGCACCCTCGTCATGCCGATCCTGGAAGGCTGGGTCGACCCCGAGGGTGACCCGCTCATGCTCGCCGACGCCACGCCCGTGAACGCCGAGGATCCGGTGCGCGCCCTCGTCACCGCCGACGGCCGCCTCGCGCTCCGCCACACCGACCCGAACGCCCCCGACAGCGATCTCTCGATCCGGCTGACGGTCGCGGACGCGCAGGGCGCGGCGACCGAGCGCGAGCTGCAGGTCAGCGTGCGCTCGAACGCGCAGGCCGAGATCCCGCAGATCGCGAGCACCGTGCAGGTGGGCCAGGCCGCCACGCTGCGTCCGCTCACCCGGGTGACGGGCGGTTCCGGATCTTACGCACTGGTCGACGCGGCCCCGCAGAGCGGCACGGCCGAGGTGACCATGAACGCGGGTGCGGGCACCGTCGAGGTGCGGGCGCGCGAGGCCGGCAGCTCGATCATCGCGCTCACGGTGCGCGACACCGGCACCGACGCCGAGATCACCGGCACCATGCGGGTCACCGCGGTCGATGCGCGAGCGCGGCTCGGCCTGCCGCCGCTGCGCGCGTTCGTCCGCCCGCTCACCGACACCACGGTCGAGGTGCTCGACGCCGTGCCCGGCTCCGGGGCGCGGGCCCTCGTCGTCGACTCGGCGAACGTGCGCGACGGAGAGCTGCGCGCCGACGTGATCGAGCACGCCCGCGTGCGCGTCTCGGGGGCCACCGCCGACGGGGCGCCGGGTCGGATCGGATCGATCGACGTCGGCATCGCGGAGGGGGAGCAGGCCGCCACGGGCCGGCTCACCGTGTTCCAGGTGCCCGACTCCGGGGCCGAGGGCGCCATCGCCGTCGCCGACACCGCAACGGTGCGCGCGGGCTCGGTCGTCGACATCCCGGTGCTGCAGAACGACGTGGCGCCGCCCGGGCAGCGCCTCGTGCTGCACCCCGAGATCGAAGCCTCGGGTGCCGCCGGCGAACTGGCCTTCGCATCGGG
Above is a genomic segment from Leucobacter rhizosphaerae containing:
- a CDS encoding serine/threonine-protein kinase, whose product is MPSAAVSPPRISGFNYVRPLGSGGFAQVYQYEQDMPRRVVAVKVLTEDLATPASRSMFEAEADAMARLSSHPSIVSIFTASISDDGHPYIAMEYCPQSLRERSKGQTSPLHEVLDAGVRLAGALETAHQAGVLHRDIKPSNVLIATTGRPKLADFGIVSLRGQMRGEGTSQAMSIPWAAPEVVSGDTSGTLASEMWSLGATLYTFAAGRAPFASADRSQNTESKMMERIKRARYIPVPGAQGYEAFDAVIARAIAREPGQRFASMREFGEALQQVQRGYGWDVTPLDIVGAAWTPPAATASGPRGPAVTTVQQESRAQRRQQLQQQRADEDVVPDRAPTAMRAGLIGAGIAVAAVAVVGLAIVLIGGL
- the rplA gene encoding 50S ribosomal protein L1; translation: MAQKSKAYRAAAEKIQADKFYTPAEAVALAKETGSTKTDSTVEVAVKLGVDPRKADQMVRGTVSLPHGTGKTARVIVFAVGAAAEAAIAAGADEVGGDELIEKVAAGYTDFDSAVSTPELMGKVGRLGKVLGPRGLMPNPKTGTVTPDPAKAVTDIKGGKIEFRVDKHSNVHFIVGKASFSADQLADNLNSVLDEISRLKPSSAKGKYVQKGAVSTTFGPGIPLDVTGL
- the rplK gene encoding 50S ribosomal protein L11, whose amino-acid sequence is MAKAKKVTGLIKLQIAAGAANPAPPVGPALGQHGVNIMEFCKAYNAATESQRGNVVPVEITVYEDRSFTFVLKTPPAAELLKKAAGVQKGSGTPHTVKVAKVTAEQVRQIAEQKQADLNANDIDAASKIIAGTARSMGITVE